The sequence below is a genomic window from Salicibibacter cibarius.
AAGCGGTAGAGCGGCACGGACTCGGGTTGGTGAGGCGTCCGACGGGCGGTCGAGGCGTTTTGCATGATAAGGAATTAACGTACAGCGTGATCGTGTCCGAAGATCACCCGTACATGCCCGCGACTGTTACCGAGGCCTATCGCGTAATTTCGACGGGGCTTTTGGAAGGGTTTAAAGCCTTGGGATTGAACGCTTCCTTTTCGGTACCCTCATCCGAAAGCGCGCGGGAGGAACTAAAACAACCGAGGTCTGCCGTATGTTTCGATGCGCCTTCTTGGTATGAGATGGTTGTCGAAGGGCGTAAAATTTCCGGCAGTGCCCAAACGCGCCAGAAGGGCGTGATTATGCAGCATGGCGTCCTTTTGATCGACCTGGACACAGAACAGCTTTTTGATGTCTTTTTGTATCCGAGTGAACGCGTGCGCAGACGAATGCAAAAAGCGTTTGCGGACAAAGCGGTGCCCATCAATGACTTAACGAATGAAAAATTGGATGTTGATGATATACGCGCGGCTTTTACGGAAGGCTTTGAACGCGGTTTGGAGATTAACTTGTCCCGTTACGAATTAACGCCTACCCAGGAAAAAGAAGTGCGGGAGCTCGCGAAATCACGCTATGAAAATGAGGAATGGACGTATCGAAGGTAGCCTTGCGATTATCGGTTTTTCATCGTTGGGGGTTGCTGCTGTCAATGTGTCCGTTGCTCCATGATATACGTGGCATGGATCTCAAAGTAGACGACGGCAGAAGCGAACTTGGTGTTACTCTTAAGCAACCGGTCATTTAATGGAATAAAGCACTGAGATTAGGAATGATAGGGTGAATATTAGATCAAACAATAAAACAGAAGTCAAGAAAATAGTAGAAATATGGTATGAAGGCTCTTTAATAGCACACGACTTTATTGATAAGAATTATTGGAAGTCGCAGCAAACGGAGATGGAAGAAAAGTATATCCCATTCATCATAAAAAAATGAATGGGCGGTAATATAAAATTATTGCAATTGATAACAAAAGTGATACTGAAACAACGGTAAAAGAAGATGTCGAAAAAGATTCAGAATTAAAGTAGAAGTTGTTACAGTCTAAAAAGGATATTAAAGAAGGAAATTATTTCACCTTTGAGGAAACGCGAGAAATGATTCGAAGCGGTCAAATATAAGGTGGAATTTATTTGGTTGAAAACAAGAAGGAGTCATTTGAGAATAATGATAGTAAACATTTTTCTCATAGTGAAACCATCGAATATAAATTAAGGTTGGTAGAACGTATTGAGGATAAGATACAAACACTTGGTACGAGTACAAGAGCAGACAAACAGAGTGGAAGGCGAGTCATAAAATCCTCGTAGAGAAGAGAGATTATCTTGAAGGGGTGAATAGTCATAGATTCTGATGGTTTTCTTTATGCAGCTGAGATGACTAATATTTTGGCAAAGGAAATTCCGGAAAATAAATGGGATATTCAGCTGATTGAAGAATTAGGGTCACTAAGGAAATTATTTATCCATATCATTCGGGTTAGAAACATTTATAGGGATGGGCTAAGAACCGGCATCGTAGAATTTCCAGGTGAGCCACCATTAAGTGACGACAATTTAATTGAGCAATTGGACAGATCAATGAATGATTTAGCTTTTACATTTACACAAGCGAGTAATCAACGTATTAAAATGGGTGAAAAATCTTTATCTATAGAAGAGCTTCTAAACACTGCGGTTCAACATGAAGGTATTCATCAAGGACAGTATTTTGTTGCCCTAAATCAAGCAAACATTAAGCTACCAAAACAATGGATTCAAGATTGGGGTATGTAAGTATGTTGTTTCTTTGACGTGGCGCTATTCTGGAATAAGATCTGCGCCGCCTTGACGACGCGATAGTTGAATAGCAATAATTAAGTGAGCCGCATTTATCCGAGGATAAATACGGCATTTTCACCTAGCACTAGTAGAGCGTACTAGAAATTGTTTCCTTGCGAGAACTGTTTTCGTCCCTCAAAGGGAAGGAATGTTGCACCTAGGGGTACGGCAACTCCGTTCTTGTCCCTCTAAAGGAATAATACTACGCTTAGAGGGACGCCAAACCCGATCTCATCCCTCAAATGAGATGAATTCGTCTATTTTTTGAAAACTACATCACCATAGGAAAGAATTTTTGAAACGTTCCACGAGTGCAACGTGGCTTAATTACCAATTATGGAGACAGTTGGAAGAAGTTCGGTCGGCAACGCTTCTGGCTCCCTAACGGACAATTTACCGCATCATGGCGACCGAAAAAGCGGTCGGTTCTCGTGTTCGGTCGCCATGAACTGTTTCATGGAGACCGGGGAGCCTGCTTCGCAAGAAGACATTCGGTCATTGACGATAGCCTTTGATACCTTAACTCGGGCTGCGGCAGTTTAATCCAATCGACCACTAAACCCAGTTTGAAGCTCCAATCCGAGCTTTCGGTCGTCGATGTGATCGCTTATTTCCGACAGGCTGCACTAGTGTCTTGTTTCCGAAGTTCTTTCCAAAACGCCTGTTCACGTTTCACCGATAGATTGATAAAGCGGATAACCCATCGCACCTCCGAGTAGTGGTTACGGTCTTTTTAAGCTCCACAACGTCCCCTGATTTGGCAGAAATTGCTGATCCGAGGGACGTTGAAAGATCCAACGTCCCCCGATTTGGCAGAAACTGTTGATCCGAGGGACGCTGAAAGGTCCAACGCCCCCTGAATTGACAGAAACACCTGATCCGGGTGCGTTGAAAGGGGCAAATTGGAGGTGGAATAAAACCTCTTGATTACATCCCGGAGTAGCGCTTTTTGTATTTGAGGTACATTGTGGCTTTTTTAGCTATAGCCACTAATGATGGACCGTTACTGTCTTCCGGCAGGAAAGAACTTATGAAACGTTCCACCAGCCCTCATTTCATTCCCCGCTGCGAGTTCTTTCGATATCTGCTTGCAACTCGCTTTGCAATTGTTTGGTGATCGGACCGATTTTCATCATTCCGTGTTTCGTCCCCCGCCATTCTATGATCGGCGTAATCTCATTAATGGTGCTCGTAATGAAGGCTTCATCGGCTTCAAGCATTTCTTCGGTTGTAAATGCGGTCAATGATACGGACAGCCCTTGTTTCTCTGCCAAATCGATAACCACTTGCCGGGTGATGCCATTTAAGATCAAGTTATCAGCGGGATGAGTCTTTAACTGTCCGTCCTTGACGATGAACAAGTTGGAGGAAGAACCTTCCGTGACCGTATCCCCCCGGTGTTGAATCGCTTCCGAGCAGTCATGATCGGCTGCTTGCCGTTTCGCCAACACATTGCCGAGCAGGTTTACGGTTTTGATATCACAACGCAACCAACGGATGTCTTCGGTCAAATAAACCGCTATCCCTTGTTCTTGTTGGTTTAGAGGGGTTTCCATCTCTTTTGTGAAAGCAAAAATAAACGGTTCAATATGCCGCTCATACAAGTGATCACGTGCAGTGGCCCCGCGAGACAATTGAAGGTAGACATAGCCGTCACCGTTAAGGTTGTTTGTGTCGATTAATTCCATCACGCTTTTTTTAAGCGATTGTTTTTCTTTAATGGAGTAAGGGATGTCCAATTCATCAGCACTTCTTTGCAGCCGTTGCAAATGCATCTCCAACTTATAAGGGTGTCCACTGTAAACGCGAATCACTTCATAAACGCCGTCGCCAAAATACATGCTGCGGTCATCAAATGAAAAGGAAGCGTTCTCGCGGTCAATCATTTTATCATTAAAAAGAACTTTTTCCATGCATTCCATCCCTTTCTCGCCAACGTTTGTAAGTAAAGTTTTGTTTATCATAACATTTTTCCGGAATAGTTCGCGAGCCCTTTGTTGAGGCTTGTCATCGATTTATGTACAATAGAGGATAGCATAGCTATTGATATGCAGATTTGGGGGTGGTTAAATGGCGACGGCCAGTATGGAAGATTACTTGGAGCGTATTTATCAATTAATAGAGGAAAAAGGATATGCTCGGGTTTCAGATATCGCGGACACACTTGAGGTTCATCCGTCTTCAGTGACGAAAATGGTTCAAAAACTGGATAAAAGCGGCTACCTCGTTTATGAAAAATATCGAGGATTGGTCCTCACCGCTAAGGGAAATAAAATCGGCAAACGTTTGGTTTACCGGCACGAATTACTCGAAGATTTTTTACATATGATCGGCGTTGATGAAAGCTATATTTACCGTGATGTTGAAGGCATCGAACATCATCTCAGCTGGGACGCGATTGACCGAATTGGGGACCTCGTCCAGTATTTTCAAGCGGATGAAAATCGATTAAAAGCGTTGCAGGAACATCACAAAAACCCGGAATAAAATTCCAGTCTCTTCATCAAAATTATCATTGATGTCAGTGGATAATTATGGTAATGAAACTAGCTAGCGTCGTGTTTTTCCGTAGCAGTTATCATAGTGCATGACCCATTTGTCAACCATAGAGTTTAGTGTTGACCAAATTCCAAAAGCAAGAAAAGCGAGACGTCCTTCATCAGGGTTGGTCTCGCTTTTCTTCATCATCTGTCAAATTTAACTCAAACAATCCGGATTCTTTCGCAGATTTAAATGCCATATACACGAATGGTCCAAGAATCAAACCCATCACGCCGAAAAACACAAATCCGAAATACATGGAAAGAATCGTTGGCAATGCATGAAGACCAATGGAATCCCCGAGCACTTTCGGTTCCACAATACGGCGAATGACGAGCAGAATGACGGCCAAAACAGTCAATTGAATCCCCATCGTCATATCCCCGATGATCATCGCGAATACTCCCCACGGCACTAATATCAAGGCAGGGCCTACATAGAGAGGAATAATATCAACGACCCAAACGAGAAGGGAAACGAGTAATGCCGGCCCGGGTGCGATGTAGAGCAAACTTAGATATGAAAGAATGAAAATCCCCAGGCTCATAATAAATTGAGCCTTCCACCAGCCGAGAAACACTTTTCCCATCCGCTGAAACACGTAACGTAGTTTATCGGAGGTTTCCCTTTTAAACATGTTGAAGAAATTGTTCAGCAACCTCGGCAGGTCCAGGCTGAACAAAAATAAGGTAATTAAATAGACGAGCCCGATAATGAGCATGTTCGGAACAGACATGATGATTTCGTATAAATAGGCAACAAAATTGGTAGACCAATTTAATGCCGTGTTAATCGCATTGTTGGCTACTTCATCCACCGCCCGCACAATTTGCGGGCCTTGGGGAAATTCGGCAATGAATTGATCAAATGCTTGAATAAGCTCATTTACAACCAGTTCGATCTCACTTATGTATCCCGGTATTTGCCGGGACCAGTCAATCAAACTTTCAATTAAGTAGGTCAACATGATGTAGATTAAAAAGGTGCTCACAATGAGAAACACGGTAAAAACAATGGAAACGGAGAGAAGGCGTTTGTGAATGTTTAACTTTCTCATTAAAAATCGAACAAAGGGTTCAAAAATCATCGCCGTCAGCAACGCGAGCAACACCGGCATAAAGGCAGATAAGTTAAAATAGACGAATAGCCCAACGAGGATGAGCGCAATGATGATTAATATCCGTTTAACGAGTGGTTTGCTTATCAATGACAACCTCCTGGAAAAAAGATGTGGCTTCATACTTTGAATGGTTTCGCTGACCGTTCTTTATTATAACAAATTTAGCACTTGAACGTATAAAAATTCGTGGCTTTGGCCTATTTTCTCCTCCCCTCCTCATCCCCCCAAACGAATCGTGGTCCGGTGACATATATTGTGGAGAATCTGATTTAGGGGGAGGGATCTGTATGGATATGCAAAAGCTGATGAATGTAATGGTAGAACGAGTGCTGGCAAAACGCAATGTTACAAAAGAATCCGTAGACATTACGGAGGAGGAAAAAGCGCGTATTCGCGAAGTTGTGGAAAGTATTCAGGAAGAAGTGAACGACTTTTTAGAAAACCAAACGACAACCGTAACGGATGAAGGCGAGGACGAAGCGTAAGGCTTTTGAAAAAACAACGAATTGATCATGGCGTTCTGTCCACGCAAATGACAAGGGAGTATCATATCGTGTAGTAGACTTTTAAAAAGGAGGGAAAATATATGTCCATCCATTTAGGACAACAACGAGGCCGAAGTTGTTATGATCCAACACCTTATCAGGGTGATCAAAAATGGAGCGCGTTGTGCGATGATCGTGGAAAGCACCCCATGGCGTGCCCTGTTGATGACGATGAAGGTGTCACTCAAGAGGGCACCCAATCCAACAAAGAGGTGCAAGTGTCGGAAGATTTTATGCTGATTAAAGATTCTTGTGATGTGAATGTTACAACCACGGACGTTCAAGCCGCCGTCAATTTGCAGGCAGCTCTGCAAGCCGCGATTGTATTGGTCATTCGAATCTCGCTCGCCGGCTCCACGGACGATGCCGAAGACATCACGCAAGAACTTTTCCAAGCATCAAAAATCAAGCAAAGAACATCCCAAAAGACCATTGTTGAGAATTCCCGTGATGTGAACGTGACTTCTACAGATGTGCAAGTGGCGCTTAACATCCAACTCTTGTTGCAAATATTAGTCGCCCTCGTCATTACCTTAGATATTCTCTAGAATATGCAGGTGAATGTCCGAGTGGAACTTTTCTAACCTAAAAAGCACTCGGGACATCTGATGTTAGCTATGCCAGGCTACGGGCGTTGGCATAGCTTTTTCTAATACACTCAGTGCTATTTCCATCGGACAACACGCAAAAAGTGATGGTTTGCATAGGCTGGATGTGTAGAGGCAGGTGATTGAAACGTGTTGATTGACGGCGTATTTGCGGGCGGAGGGGTAAAAGGTTTCGCCTTTATCGGTGCTTTGGAGGAACTCGAAAAACGCAATTACCGATTTAAACGTGTCGCCGGCACGAGCGCTGGGGCCTTGGTTGCCAGTTTGATCATGGCCGGATATACGAGCGAAGAATTAAATGACATGATGGAAGAATTGAATCCGCAAACCTTATTGGACCCGACACCTTGGACGCAACACTTTCCGCTGTTGCTGAAATGGCTAGGTGTCTATTGGGGACTGGGTTTATATAAAGGCAACCGCTTGGAAGAGTGGGTCGGAGAAAAATTGGCAGCGAAAGGCATTCGCACATTTAATGATTTACCGTCAAAATCGCTGCGGATTGTGGCTTCGGATTTAACGAGGGGACAGTTGCTTGTTCTCCCCGATGATCTGCATGTGTACGGGATCATCCCCGAAACGTTTCCAATTGCGCGAGCAGTGCGCATGAGTTGTAGCTTGCCGTATTTTTTCCAACCGGTAAAGCTTTTCGATAAAAATGGGGAAACGGCGATCATCGTAGACGGTGGGATTTTAAGCAATTTTCCCATGTGGCTTTTTCGGAGGGAAGAACGGGTGAAGCGCCCCCTTCTGGGTTTTCAGCTGAACCCCGAGCCCGATGACACGAGAAATACGATTAACAATGCCCTGGAACTGTACAGTTCTGTGTTTGAGACGATGCAAAAAGGCCATGATGCCCGCTACGTTGAAAAACATAAGCAAGAAAATGTCGTTTTTATCCCAGTGAACCGTATAAAAACAACTTCCTTTTCCCTCACAAAAGAAGATCGAAAGCGGCTCGTTCAGCTCGGTAGGGAAGCAACGCAAAATTATTTAAAAAGCTGGAGCGGTTAGATAAACTTGACTTATCGCCAAGGATGGCGAAAGTCAAAGTCTTCTCTTATACTATCATCCGAACAATTTATACATTCTGATAGTGTTAGAAAAGAAACGCGCGATACTCGCACGTTTCTTATTTTTTTCGATTGCCGTCGATCACTTTTAGATGGCGTTTCTTTTTTTGGTTATTTTTTCTCGCGGATTCTTTTTGTTTTTGCCGTTGCTTGCTCTGTTTTAACGCTTTGCGATAATTGCTGTCCATGCCGTTTCTTCGCTTCGGCATGACCAGACGCGTGAGTAAAAAGTAGAGACCGACGGCGATCAACGCGGTAATGGCGAGACCGAGGAAAAAACCGCCGGGATTGGTGGCGAGCCGGTAAATGAGTCCGATTGCCGCCAGCGCTAAAATCACGATGATCACCGGGTTCCGGATACCCTTAGCCATACATTCACCTCCGTGTGATTAGACGATAGGGCCTCCAACCTTTTCCTCGTCCTCCAGTGTCTTTTCTCGTTCCAACATTTTTTCAAACGAAGCGATAGAGACTTCGACTTGATCATCTTTTGGCTGCTTGGTCGTTAAGAGTTGCAACCATAAACCGGGCAGACCTAACCATTTCAACACGGGAATGTTTCTCAGTTTATTCGTCCCTTGCAAAACTTCATAGGAAACGCCCAATACAACGGGGATGAGCAAGAGGCGATGGACGACCCGTTCAATGATATTGTCAAAAGGGACGAGCAAATAGATCATCACACCGATAATGACGGTGAAGAGCATGAAGCTGCTGCCGCAGCGATAATGGAGCCGGGAATGTTCCTGAACGTTTTCAACGGTTAACGGTTTACCCGCTTCATACGCGTTGATCACTTTGTGCTCGGCTCCGTGGTATTGAAAAACACGTTTGATTAACGGCATAAATGTAATCAGGTAAATGTAACCGACGAGAATGAGAAACTTAAAGAAACCTTCAAGCAAATTCTGCGCTACGTGCCCCGGGAAAATAGGGGAGAACAATTCCGCGATAAAAACAGGGATCGCGGTAAATAGAACGTTGCCGAACAGAAAAGCAAATACGCCAACGGCGGCAACACCAAAGATCATAGCCATTTTTGATGTTTTTTCTGCCGATTCAATCTCCCCATCGTCATCGGGATGGACGTCCAAGCGGTCGGAGGCATAATTGAGGTGCTTATTGCCAACCGAAGTCGCTTCAATCAAGGCGACGGTTCCTCTTACAAATGGGATTTTTTTAAGCTTTTGCAGTACGGGACGGTTAACTTTACGTTCTTCGTAATACTCAATCGCATTATTTTTTCTGCGAATGGCGGAAACGGTAATTCGCTTACCGGCAAACATTACGCCTTCGATGATTGCTTGTCCGCCATATGCAGGTTTTTGGTTTTGTTGACTCAAGTCGCTCACCAGCCTATTCAGATGTATCGATCCCCATTTTACATGAAAGATCTTTCAACCTCCATCTTTTCGCAAAAATAATTGTTTGGCATGATTCGATTGATGAACGATCATACTAACAAATGAGGTGATCAAATGAGCGGAAATCGCAATGAACCTAAAGAGATGTCTTTTGCGGTAAAAGTTTTGCTTACAGGCCTTTTCGGCGGCTTATTATGGGGTTCCATTTGGTACGGGGCTTATTTTTTCAATTTTACCGATGTGGGACCTTCGCTCTTTTGGATGGCTTGGTCAATGGGCGATTGGGAAGATCAGATGATTGGTCAATGGGCGGCTGTCGGTATTTTTACGCTCTTGTCCATCGTTGTTGCTTTTTTTTACCGGTATGTGTTTGCCCGTATCAAAGGCATGTGGATGGGTTTTTTTTTCGGGGTGATTTTATGGATTCTCGTTTTCTTCGTTGCCAATCCCCTGTTTGTTGATCTGGAACCACTTCTTGAAATGGAAGGCATTACGATTGTTACGACCCTTTGTTTATTTATTATGTATGGCCTTTTTATCGGGTACTCCATTTCCTACGAATACGAATTGTTACAATTTGAGCGAAAGTACGGCAGCAATTAAATCGCAGTGTTAACGAATATATGCTAAAATGGGGGACGTTGATCGTTAGCAAAAGGAGGAAAAACAATGAACCGTCTCGAACTGGTTCGTATGCAGTTGGAACAGGAAGGCATTGACGCGCTTCTCGTGGAAAGCCCGACAAACCGAAGGTATATAACGAATTTTACGGGAACGGCAGGTGTTGCACTAATTACCTCCCGTGAAGCTTTCTTTGTCACCGATTTTCGTTACGTGGAACAAGCGAAAAATCAATGCGAAGGTTTTACGGTTATTGAGCATGAAAACGGGCTGAGTAAAGAGATAAATAGACTCTTAGAGACACAAAAGGTTACTTCTGTCGGCTTTGAAAAAGCGCATACGACATATGAAAAATATGATACGTATCAAGAGGCATTTAACGCGGAGCTGGTCCCGGTTGCCGGCATCATTGAAAATCTTCGCTTGTTTAAAAGTGGGGAAGAACTGAAAACGATGCAAAAAGCGGCGGAAATCGCTGATGCTGCTTTTGAACATATTGTTACGTACATAAAGCCCGGGGTCCGTGAACGTGAGATTGCCAATGAACTTGAATTTTATATGCGCAACCTCGGTGCGGAATCGTCATCATTCGACATCATCGTCGCTTCCGGTGAGCGCGGTGCACGCCCGCACGGGGTCGCAAGCAACAAACAGGTCGAAAAGGGCGACATGATTACGATGGATTTTGGCGCTTATTATGAAGGGTATTGTTCCGATATTACCCGTACCGTGGCCGTTGGGGAACCGAGCGATGAAATGCAACGCGTCTATGACACCGTTTTAAAGGCGCAACTCAAAAGCTTGGAATACATTAAAGCCGGTATGACAGGAGTAGAGGCCGATAGAATTGCCCGGGACTACATTTATGCCGAAGGGTATGAAGGCTATTTTGGACATGGGCTTGGCCATGGCCTTGGCATGGACGTTCATGAAGAACCCCGTTTGTCGCCGAAAGGCAATTTACAATTGGAACCCGGCATGGTCGTCACTGTTGAACCGGGCATCTACCTCCCGGGCAAAGGGGGCGTCCGGATCGAAGATGACATCGTCATTACAGAGGATGGAAATGAACGCTTAACGTTATCGGAAAAATCATTGAAAAAGATTGAATCATAAAGGGGGAGGAAGAAATGGTATCGGTAAATGATTTTAGCACCGGATTAACGATTGAAGTCGACAACGATATTTGGACCGTCGTTGATTTTCAGCATGTAAAACCTGGGAAAGGAGCAGCGTTTGTTCGCTCCAAACTTCGTAGCCTGCGTACGGGAAACATCCAGGAGAAAACGTTCCGGGCCGGCGAGAAAGTCAATCGGGCACATATCGAAAAAAATCGCATGCAATACTTGTACGCAGATGGCGACAACCACGCCTTTATGAACATGGAAACGTTTGAACAAATCGAGCTCTCGGGCGAGCAGATCAAATACGAGCTTAATTTTTTAAAAGACAACATGGAAGTACAAATGATTTCCTATGAAAACGAAACGCTCGGCATCGAGCTCCCGAATAGCGTCGAGTTGACGGTAATCGAAACAGAGCCTGGCATTAAAGGAAACACGGTGTCCGGTGGCTCAAAACCGGCAAAACTTGAAACAGGTTACACCGTGCAAGTGCCGTTGTTTATCAATGAAGGCGAAACGCTCGTTATCGACACCCGCAAAGGGGAATATACGCAAAGAGCTTAGAGAAGAATGGCAAAAGACCCCGATGAGGGGTCTTTTTTTGCTTCATGGTGCCCGAAAGCTGGAGAGAACCGAGAATTCGGTCGTCATGGGGCTTCATGAAGCCCGAAAGCCGGAGAGAATCGAGAATTCGGTCGCCATGGGAGCTTCATGGTGCCCGAAAGCTGGAGCGAAGGTATAGTCCATATAATTGTGTAAAAAGAAAAAGGGTCAAGTCGACTCCCGTGTTACAATGTTTTCAGCGAAAAAAACAAACAGGAGGAATCGACAATGACCCAGTTCCATCTTACCCTAAACGCGGATCAATTAAAAGAAGAGCTCATGAATTCAGACATGAGTGCCGTCGCGAAATCCTCGATGGTCCTCGTCCTGAATCAAATCATGGAGCAGGAGCGCGATGATTACTTACAAGCAGCAGCCTATGAACGCAATGGCGCGCGTGTGGACTATCGAAACGGCTATTACGAACGTGATTACACGATGTCTTTTGGGAAAGTCACACTGACCGTTCCACGCACGCGCAACGGCGAATTCTCTCCCTCTGTGTTTGAGAAATATGCACGTTCCGAACAAGCCTTTCTCTTAGCGATGTTGGAGATGGTCGTTAACGGCGTATCCACGCGGAAAGTCACGAAGGCTGTGGAAGAGCTTTGCGGCGAGCGTGTGTCCAAATCTTTCGTGTCCTCGCTCACCGAAAAATTAGACCCGGTCGTCAACGAATGGGCCCAGCGCCCTTTGAACGTGAATGCCTACAGGTATGTCTACGCCGATGCCATGTATATTAAAGTCCGTGAGGATCAAAAGGTCGTCTCCAAAGCCGTTTATATCGCGCTCGGGGTCAATGACCAAAACAAACGGGAAATCATTGGTCTTCAAGTGAATCATGCCGAATCCAAAGAGGGATGGTTTCAATTCTTTCAATCGCTTCAAGCCAGGGGTCTGGCATCGCCACAATTGGTGATTTCCGATGCGCACGAAGGCCTGAAACAGGCCATTCAACAAGCGTTTGTTGGAACCTCGTGGCAACGGTGCACGGTTCATTTTAAGCGAAACTTGTTTGAACACATCCCCAAAAAAGGTTCAGAAGGCTTTCGTTCGCTCGTTAAGGAGCTCTTAAACGGGAGTTCTCCTGCAAGAGCCCGCCAGTTACGCACCGAGATC
It includes:
- a CDS encoding lipoate--protein ligase family protein; the protein is MEKEKWLFIDSGACSPSYNMALDEMLLHWHSEGLIPPVIRFYEWNPATLSIGYFQKIHKEINLEAVERHGLGLVRRPTGGRGVLHDKELTYSVIVSEDHPYMPATVTEAYRVISTGLLEGFKALGLNASFSVPSSESAREELKQPRSAVCFDAPSWYEMVVEGRKISGSAQTRQKGVIMQHGVLLIDLDTEQLFDVFLYPSERVRRRMQKAFADKAVPINDLTNEKLDVDDIRAAFTEGFERGLEINLSRYELTPTQEKEVRELAKSRYENEEWTYRR
- a CDS encoding DinB family protein, with translation MAKEIPENKWDIQLIEELGSLRKLFIHIIRVRNIYRDGLRTGIVEFPGEPPLSDDNLIEQLDRSMNDLAFTFTQASNQRIKMGEKSLSIEELLNTAVQHEGIHQGQYFVALNQANIKLPKQWIQDWGM
- the dat gene encoding D-amino-acid transaminase produces the protein MEKVLFNDKMIDRENASFSFDDRSMYFGDGVYEVIRVYSGHPYKLEMHLQRLQRSADELDIPYSIKEKQSLKKSVMELIDTNNLNGDGYVYLQLSRGATARDHLYERHIEPFIFAFTKEMETPLNQQEQGIAVYLTEDIRWLRCDIKTVNLLGNVLAKRQAADHDCSEAIQHRGDTVTEGSSSNLFIVKDGQLKTHPADNLILNGITRQVVIDLAEKQGLSVSLTAFTTEEMLEADEAFITSTINEITPIIEWRGTKHGMMKIGPITKQLQSELQADIERTRSGE
- the mntR gene encoding transcriptional regulator MntR — translated: MATASMEDYLERIYQLIEEKGYARVSDIADTLEVHPSSVTKMVQKLDKSGYLVYEKYRGLVLTAKGNKIGKRLVYRHELLEDFLHMIGVDESYIYRDVEGIEHHLSWDAIDRIGDLVQYFQADENRLKALQEHHKNPE
- the ytvI gene encoding sporulation integral membrane protein YtvI, which codes for MISKPLVKRILIIIALILVGLFVYFNLSAFMPVLLALLTAMIFEPFVRFLMRKLNIHKRLLSVSIVFTVFLIVSTFLIYIMLTYLIESLIDWSRQIPGYISEIELVVNELIQAFDQFIAEFPQGPQIVRAVDEVANNAINTALNWSTNFVAYLYEIIMSVPNMLIIGLVYLITLFLFSLDLPRLLNNFFNMFKRETSDKLRYVFQRMGKVFLGWWKAQFIMSLGIFILSYLSLLYIAPGPALLVSLLVWVVDIIPLYVGPALILVPWGVFAMIIGDMTMGIQLTVLAVILLVIRRIVEPKVLGDSIGLHALPTILSMYFGFVFFGVMGLILGPFVYMAFKSAKESGLFELNLTDDEEKRDQP
- a CDS encoding spore coat protein, encoding MSIHLGQQRGRSCYDPTPYQGDQKWSALCDDRGKHPMACPVDDDEGVTQEGTQSNKEVQVSEDFMLIKDSCDVNVTTTDVQAAVNLQAALQAAIVLVIRISLAGSTDDAEDITQELFQASKIKQRTSQKTIVENSRDVNVTSTDVQVALNIQLLLQILVALVITLDIL
- a CDS encoding patatin-like phospholipase family protein yields the protein MLIDGVFAGGGVKGFAFIGALEELEKRNYRFKRVAGTSAGALVASLIMAGYTSEELNDMMEELNPQTLLDPTPWTQHFPLLLKWLGVYWGLGLYKGNRLEEWVGEKLAAKGIRTFNDLPSKSLRIVASDLTRGQLLVLPDDLHVYGIIPETFPIARAVRMSCSLPYFFQPVKLFDKNGETAIIVDGGILSNFPMWLFRREERVKRPLLGFQLNPEPDDTRNTINNALELYSSVFETMQKGHDARYVEKHKQENVVFIPVNRIKTTSFSLTKEDRKRLVQLGREATQNYLKSWSG
- a CDS encoding SA1362 family protein; protein product: MAKGIRNPVIIVILALAAIGLIYRLATNPGGFFLGLAITALIAVGLYFLLTRLVMPKRRNGMDSNYRKALKQSKQRQKQKESARKNNQKKKRHLKVIDGNRKK
- a CDS encoding DUF1385 domain-containing protein yields the protein MSQQNQKPAYGGQAIIEGVMFAGKRITVSAIRRKNNAIEYYEERKVNRPVLQKLKKIPFVRGTVALIEATSVGNKHLNYASDRLDVHPDDDGEIESAEKTSKMAMIFGVAAVGVFAFLFGNVLFTAIPVFIAELFSPIFPGHVAQNLLEGFFKFLILVGYIYLITFMPLIKRVFQYHGAEHKVINAYEAGKPLTVENVQEHSRLHYRCGSSFMLFTVIIGVMIYLLVPFDNIIERVVHRLLLIPVVLGVSYEVLQGTNKLRNIPVLKWLGLPGLWLQLLTTKQPKDDQVEVSIASFEKMLEREKTLEDEEKVGGPIV
- a CDS encoding YqhR family membrane protein — its product is MSGNRNEPKEMSFAVKVLLTGLFGGLLWGSIWYGAYFFNFTDVGPSLFWMAWSMGDWEDQMIGQWAAVGIFTLLSIVVAFFYRYVFARIKGMWMGFFFGVILWILVFFVANPLFVDLEPLLEMEGITIVTTLCLFIMYGLFIGYSISYEYELLQFERKYGSN
- a CDS encoding M24 family metallopeptidase, with product MNRLELVRMQLEQEGIDALLVESPTNRRYITNFTGTAGVALITSREAFFVTDFRYVEQAKNQCEGFTVIEHENGLSKEINRLLETQKVTSVGFEKAHTTYEKYDTYQEAFNAELVPVAGIIENLRLFKSGEELKTMQKAAEIADAAFEHIVTYIKPGVREREIANELEFYMRNLGAESSSFDIIVASGERGARPHGVASNKQVEKGDMITMDFGAYYEGYCSDITRTVAVGEPSDEMQRVYDTVLKAQLKSLEYIKAGMTGVEADRIARDYIYAEGYEGYFGHGLGHGLGMDVHEEPRLSPKGNLQLEPGMVVTVEPGIYLPGKGGVRIEDDIVITEDGNERLTLSEKSLKKIES
- the efp gene encoding elongation factor P, whose amino-acid sequence is MVSVNDFSTGLTIEVDNDIWTVVDFQHVKPGKGAAFVRSKLRSLRTGNIQEKTFRAGEKVNRAHIEKNRMQYLYADGDNHAFMNMETFEQIELSGEQIKYELNFLKDNMEVQMISYENETLGIELPNSVELTVIETEPGIKGNTVSGGSKPAKLETGYTVQVPLFINEGETLVIDTRKGEYTQRA